One Sodalinema gerasimenkoae IPPAS B-353 DNA segment encodes these proteins:
- the rplB gene encoding 50S ribosomal protein L2: MGIRSYRPYTPGTRQATVSDFETITRDKPEKSLTKSKHRAKGRNNRGVITCRHRGGGHKRRYRLIDFRRDKHNVPAKVAQIEYDPNRNARIALLHYLDGEKRYILHPTGLTVGTQIVSGPDAPIEVGNALPLSNIPLGTTVHNVELNPGRGGQIVRAAGTSAQLVAKEGNFVTLKLPSTEVRMVRRECYATIGQVGNADARNLTLGKAGRTRWKGRRPQVRGSVMNPVDHPHGGGEGRAPIGRSGPVTPWGKPTLGMKTRKKNKQSSKYVVRRRRKTSKRSRGGRES; the protein is encoded by the coding sequence ATGGGTATCCGCTCATACCGCCCTTATACTCCGGGAACTCGACAGGCGACCGTTTCGGACTTCGAGACCATTACCCGCGATAAGCCCGAAAAGAGCCTAACAAAATCCAAACACCGCGCCAAAGGTCGCAATAACCGAGGCGTCATTACCTGCCGCCATCGCGGTGGTGGGCACAAACGTCGCTATCGTCTCATCGACTTCCGACGGGATAAACATAACGTTCCCGCTAAGGTCGCTCAGATTGAATACGACCCCAACCGTAACGCCCGGATTGCCTTACTTCACTACCTCGATGGTGAAAAGCGCTACATCCTGCATCCAACGGGACTCACCGTAGGCACGCAAATTGTCTCCGGTCCCGACGCTCCTATTGAAGTGGGCAACGCCCTGCCTCTGTCCAACATTCCCTTAGGGACGACCGTTCATAACGTTGAACTCAATCCCGGACGGGGGGGACAAATCGTCCGCGCCGCTGGGACCAGTGCCCAGCTCGTGGCCAAAGAAGGCAACTTCGTCACCCTGAAACTGCCTTCGACTGAAGTCCGCATGGTGCGTCGTGAATGCTACGCCACCATCGGTCAAGTGGGTAACGCCGACGCCAGAAACCTAACCCTAGGTAAAGCCGGTCGTACCCGCTGGAAGGGTCGCCGTCCTCAGGTTCGAGGCAGCGTCATGAACCCGGTGGACCACCCTCATGGTGGTGGTGAAGGCCGCGCCCCCATTGGTCGCAGCGGTCCGGTTACCCCTTGGGGTAAACCCACCTTGGGGATGAAAACCCGCAAGAAAAACAAACAAAG